The uncultured Subdoligranulum sp. genomic sequence TGCTGATAAGCAAGTCCCGGAACCAACACCGGAGGAAACTTTGGAGGCGGAAGAGCCACTCTCTGAGCAGGCAGAGCAGTCATCCCGGCCCACATTCGTGCGCAGACAGCGTACCGGTGTAATCCATCGGTATGAACTGCTGGAACGATTGCTCAGCATGAGTCCACAGGAATACATAGACTATCTCCGGGAACATCAGAAAAACATCTGGATGGAAGAAAGCTACCCGCTGGGGATGCTGGTATTTGCTGCGCTGGATCTCCCCTGGGCGGAGCTGGCACAGGAAGCGAAAACACTGCTGGACGCAAACCTTGATGCCGAAATGCCCATCAATCCGGATTTGTTTACCACCTCTGACTGGCGGCATTATGTGGCGCCGGCTTCTTCGCCAGCACCTCCCGAAAGGAATCTGCGCACCGTGGCTGAGGGGCTGGCCCACCCGGAAAAGACACTCTACTGTCAGGTGGCAGCACTCTACAATAAGGTGCAGGATGCCTTGCAGGATTACCCAGCCATGCAGAGTCTGCTGAAAGATTACTGCACCCAGGCCGCTTCTGACTTTTACTATCAGGCGGTGCGGAAGCTGAACTTTATGGCCCTCTCTCAGGGAGACCAGGACATCATGAGAGAAAACAAATTCGTAAACGTGGCACTGCGGGAGCTGAACAGAGCCTTTGCTCTGGAAAGCGCCTCCGAGTGTATCGAGCGGTTTCTGGATTCCTGGCCGGAACCCGATGCGGTGTTGGTACGCTATGGGGATTCCGATGATCGGGAGTATTCCGCTGCCGCCTATACGATTCTCAACCGGTTGTGGGAACAGCTGAAAGGACTGTCTGATTTCCAGCCCGGTCTTGCAGATCTGGTGGAGTTCACTCTGGTGGCCGCCGACAGCCATCCTGAAAAGGATGCCACCCAGTTTTTGGGCGACGCCATGCTGTTGCGGTATTCCGGCATAAAGGCCGGAGAAAAACTGTATGAGCGGCTCCACATGAAAATGCTCAGTCGGTTGTCTTTGCCGGAGGAATCTCCAAAAGCCCGGAAACATCCGGATATCGCCAGCCGGAGTTACTATGTAGCAGACAATCTGGCCGAGGTTGTCATAGTGGATTTTCTGCAAATGTGCGGTCAGCATAAGACCGCCCGCAGATGCAAGCAATGTGGAATGCTGTTTGTACCGTTCAGTTCAGCTGCAAAATACTGTGACCGCAAATCGCCCAACGGCGGGCAACGCACCTGCAAGGAAGTGGCCGCCGAGGAAGTGGCAAAAAGTCGCACGGTGGACCCCGCGGTGGCACTCTATACCAAGATCGGCAACAAGCTGAACGGCAGACTCAGCCGCTTTTTGTACATGTCCGATGCCTGCCGCAAAGCCACCATCACCCGCTGGCGGGCAGAAGTAAAGCCCCTGGTATCGCAGGCATCGGAGCATCCCGAAACCTTTGACCCAGAGGCTTTTGACAGAGAACTGTGTGCGATTTTTGATAGTATCCGGCAGGAGGAGATGAAAAAGGAGCAAAGCAAGAAAGAAGCTGGTTCCAAGAAGCGCAGGCATGGAAAAATGTGAAAGATGGCCTTTCAGCCTACAATCACCAGAGCGCCCCTATCAAAGCTGTTACTTTACCATATATCCGAATTGCTCAAGTCTCTCCCGGCACATTCTGCGTTCTTCATCAGTAAACAATTCTGCATATTCATGCTTTAGAACATGGGCCTCTACGGATAAATCTAATCGCCCGTGCTCCATAAGAGTGGTGAATCCGTCCGTGCCGCCAGGTTTACTTATGAGCTGTTTTGCCGCAGCCAATCCGCCCTTAGCGCCCACTATTTGAAGAAAGCGACTGGCGTTATACCCACATTGTTTCTTGGCGGTCACATAGATATCAATCATGTCCTGTTAAAAACGTTTCTCTAATGTTGTCACACATAACCTCCTACTTAAACATATCCCCATTCCATACCAAGTTGACAAGCTGCACCAGCAATGTCACTCTTTCGGTAATTTCAGCCTTACCAAACTGGTCATAGGCCCTGAAATCCAAGCTGTTATCAGTAATAAATTTCTTGAACTTCGGGTTGTTTTGGTATGCGAGCTGGCCCAAGGACTCAGTATAGATGTTGCCCTCGTTGGAACAATATTTGCTCAGTTTATAACCGTAGCGAGCGTCATTCAAACTAGCATTGATGCTCTTGCGCAGCAACAACAATGCACCCACGCTATTTCTCCAACGTCTGAAGTCCTCCTGATCTGTATACTCATAAGTAAACCACTCATAATGATCGGTGATAATATGCTCGATTTC encodes the following:
- a CDS encoding DUF6076 domain-containing protein, encoding MSTGFIFRFEGDKLLQPFLIPQSLFTPQLQDNPAARELRRQQELEANHMLLENIEKARVSLDKAPEPGPLDAEFEKEPDFEPDEETLLDRLKRWGRMFFADKQVPEPTPEETLEAEEPLSEQAEQSSRPTFVRRQRTGVIHRYELLERLLSMSPQEYIDYLREHQKNIWMEESYPLGMLVFAALDLPWAELAQEAKTLLDANLDAEMPINPDLFTTSDWRHYVAPASSPAPPERNLRTVAEGLAHPEKTLYCQVAALYNKVQDALQDYPAMQSLLKDYCTQAASDFYYQAVRKLNFMALSQGDQDIMRENKFVNVALRELNRAFALESASECIERFLDSWPEPDAVLVRYGDSDDREYSAAAYTILNRLWEQLKGLSDFQPGLADLVEFTLVAADSHPEKDATQFLGDAMLLRYSGIKAGEKLYERLHMKMLSRLSLPEESPKARKHPDIASRSYYVADNLAEVVIVDFLQMCGQHKTARRCKQCGMLFVPFSSAAKYCDRKSPNGGQRTCKEVAAEEVAKSRTVDPAVALYTKIGNKLNGRLSRFLYMSDACRKATITRWRAEVKPLVSQASEHPETFDPEAFDRELCAIFDSIRQEEMKKEQSKKEAGSKKRRHGKM